DNA sequence from the Alkaliphilus metalliredigens QYMF genome:
CTATGATAAAGTGGTATACCTTGGTACGGAATATATCAACAAAACCAAAGAGAAATGAGGTACTATTTCAAAGTTTTTCTCTATCTCTGTTTCTAATGGCTCTGAAATCCCCACAATTCTAAATGCTTCTTTCTTTTCAATTCTGTAATTCATCTCACTATCTCCTTTTATTGTTATTTTGAAGCTGATAGGAGGAAATGCTTTTAATATTGTGCCTTCTTCTCTTGCCTGGGATGGTGCTATTCCATGTACACTTTTAAAAGCTCGATTAAATGCCGTTGGTGAATCGTATCCATACTTTAGTGAAATATCTATCACTTTCTCACAGCCATTTTGTAAATCTACAGCTGCTAATTACATTCTCCTACGACGTATGTACTCCGATAATGTTACATCCGCTATATAGCCAAACATCCTTTGAAAATGATATGTTGAACAACATGCAATCTTTGATACTTCTTCCAAATTAATAGGTTCTTTTATATTCTCTTCGATATAATTAACCGCACAATTCAATCGTTCTATCCATTCCATATCCGCAGCCTCCTGACAATAGAATACTCTATTTTAGATAATCCTACCTCTCTTTTTCTGCCTAATAAAGAGAGTTTTATTAATTTATTCTTTTACATAGCAAGTCTTCATTCTTTCCTCATTTATCATAGGCCTGTTCCCCGGTCATATACTGGAACTTCATACCTCACATTCATTAGATCATTCAAGAAATATACAGAACCATCCTGGCTAATTTTTATTTGTAATCCTGCTTTGATACCAGCGATGTAACTACTACCGTTCATCATAATATTACAAGGAACGGTTAATTCCCATAGTGTCCAGTTTTTCTAAAAGCCATATCATTTTCTTATTTGATATTCTGTAAAAAGTCTGAAACACCTCTTTATTTCCCTGTTTCTTAATCCAACTAAATCTTCCTAAAAACAAAAACCAGTCAAGACAATCTTCCTCAACTGGTATATTTATAGCTTATTCAATTTTATATTCTACAGATTTGCGCTTTAGTAAGCCCCCCCCGTGGTCATATATTCATTAAAAATATGTTTCCCTATACCACCAAAGCACACTTACCATTAAAAATTCAAGGCCTAAAGTCTCTCTATCAAGACCACACACTCCACATGGCTCGAGTTGATGGCATAAATGTCAGAGTGCGCTTTTGATTTTCGAACCCGACGTATGAGGAAACATATCAATCGTTTTTTTTGCTATTTTCGAGAAACCATCGTGTGTGAAAATATATCACTAAATAACCGATAAGGGTTTTAAAGTAAACCTCTTTACCTTTAGCTTGTACGATTATACTCTATAGTTTATAAACGTTCCGTTAATTTTTCTAAACCCAATTTTGATGTTAGCATTTCAAGATTATCAAATATCTTTTCTTCATCCCAGTTCCACCATTGAAGCTTTAGCAATAACTCAATTTGTTCATCGTTAAAGCGTTTCTTTATAAATTTTGCTGGATTCCCACCATATATTGCGTAAGGTTCAACATCTTTTACTACTGTTGAATTAGCAGCAATAATCGCACCATCACCAATTTTAATGCCCGGCATAATTGTTACATATTGACCTATCCATACATCATTTCCAATCACTGTATCACCCTTAAATGGTAAGTCTTCTACTGTTGGAGTGACTTTTTCCCAACCACCGCCAAATATATTAAAGGGATAAGTTGTAATCCCATCCATTCTATGGTTTGCACCATTCATAATAAAGTTAACACCCTCTGCAATTGCACAGAACTTGCCTATAATGAGTTTATCTCCCAAGAATTCATAGTGGTGCTCTATGTTATCATAAAATTTCTCTGGACACTTTTTATTATCACTATAGTAAGTATAATCTCCGATCTCAACATTTGCCCGTTTAGGCAAATTACTTATATAACAAACTGTTTTTATGTTTTCATTTGGATATAGCTTTTTCTTATCTGGTCCTATCATAAGATATAGACCCCCTCTTATCTTTAATATGTTTCTAATAAATTCATATTTTGAATTTACTTATTCATATAAATGTTTTGAATCATAACAATCAATTCATCAACAACTTGTTCTACCGGTCGGTTATTTACGAAATACTTATTTCCAATTTTTTTAAAAATCCTTCTCACATACACAGTATCTTCATGTATATCTTGGAGATAATAATCTCTATGCTGTTCTTTATAAAATTCATCGTGAAAAATATTATCTTCCTCGTCGGAAAAAACTAATCTTTCAAATATATGTTCCTTAGAATCCTGCAATTCAATGGCAATTACCTGTTCTAAAGCTAATAGTGAGTTAAAAATAGCGCGTTTGCACAGAAAATTCTTAATATTGCATCGAATTTATTAATAGGGATAAATATTGAAATTTCTTTATCTGAAAAGGGTATTTTAAACGTTTCAAAAATTATCCCCCAAACAAGAAGTCCCCAAACTCATGTCTAGGAGGATTTCTTGGTTTGGCTTTAGGCTTTAGGCTTTAGGCTTTAGGCTTTAGGCTTTAGGCTTTAAAGCATTGTATTTACTCTAACCCTTTGTAGCAACGCAACCGACTCGACATGGTTTTTGATAGAATGGTGATAATATTTGGCCAAATAAATAAGGAACTCCCCCCCTTATGAAGTTTCATAGGATTAGCTTATATTTCCTCTAGAAGAATTTCCAACTATTTAATAGTATTCGTTTGTTCCTTTTACCCCCGCAACCTCCATAATTCTGTTCTTTATTTTATAACTATATTTAATACCTCTTAGCAGCTCTAATAGTGGTTCCTGAACCATTTCACAAGGACACCTGCTTAATCGTTTTAGTATTTCTGTATATAATTGTCTTGTTGTATTATTGGATGGTGTTCTGGCTAGCTCATTTACATATGCGTCTATTGTACTCTTTTCTGATTCCTTTGAAGAAAGTATTTCTATTATTTCTTTCCTGATATAAACGTCTTCAAGGGTTTCTGCAGGACCCAAACTCATATAGTATTTGACCAGACCTTTATAGGCACTTTCATTTCCAATGTATACATATCTCGAAATAGCTGATATTGCATTTCTCATGATCTTTTTATTGGAATCATACAAATACCTGATTATCTCATCAACATTTTGATATTTCATCTGTTCCATCTGAAGGTATACGCTTATATCCTCGCCTTCAGGGATCTCAATGATTTCAGGTTCATTATATTGCTCACAGGCCTCCTTTTCCCCGTTATATCGTTTTTGTAAATATAACTCATAGCAGTTAGCAAAATCTTCAGATCCAAATATTTCATCCAAGAAGGGTTCAAAGACTTCGTCATTCAAACATACACCTAGATTCATATCGTCAGGGTCTTGAAAAAAGGAGCCGCAATTTTGGCAAATTCGTTCAAAGTTCATAGAATTAACCTCGCTTTCTATGAAATATCTCTTGTCTACTTGCACCTCTAATTATTATATGGTATATGCCGCTTTTACTTTTCTTTCCATCAGTTCGTGACAGTTCAATTATCAATGCCGATGGTATTCTTCTAAAATATCCATCATATCTGCTAATGCATCTAATCTTGGATCTTCACTTTCTAAAAATTCTCTGTCTGTCCTTGTATACTGATCCAATTGAAGCTCATATGATACTTCTTGTAATTCAAAGCTCATATTTTCACCTGCTCCAGATACAGAAAATCTTAAAATACACTCAAATTCTGCATGATGAAATTCTCTAACATCACAACGTTCTAAGAAAATGTACTCCTTTTCTTCAGAATCCCATACTGAATTCTCAAAATCATCATATGAACTTATAGAACTAAAGTCTGCACTGCATATCACCGATACAATAACAGTTTCATCAACCGAACTTAAAGCAACTTTCTCTTTCCGCTGTTTTTAGGATCTTATATGAATTCTCAGTAGCATCTTTAATATGCTTCTCTGCTTCTCGTAACACTATATTGCTTATGTAAAGATTCACTTTATCTTTCTCTACCAGTTTTCCCAGCATTATAAGTATGCTATTATCATCTAAATGATATTTACAACCATCAAAAACATTTGTATCCAAGAACACCGATATAGGATAATTCATTATATATACCTCCAATTTATTTCATCAGAAATCTAATAATTCCTAGATTTGGCGGAGCAGGGAGGAATCGAACCTCCCGTATACTTCTAACATATTATTATCGGACAAACCCTAGATCAATCTCTTCTATCCTCATGAATTTAGGCGCATTGACCGTCTGCTCCAGAAGTACAGCACCCGCCATCATACCTACATACAACATAAGAACTTTCATAAAATCAGCTCCTTTTTCTAACTTTGCTTCGATATTCAGAGCCATCGTTTTACTAATCATCATTAGATAGACAGAAATCATCATAGAATTTAATCCAAAACATGTTCAATCTCATTACCCATATTATACCACAACGAACTTAGTCAACGAATTTAAATAAACTTAATCTCCATCTCTTCTTCAACAGCTTGTTCAACTTGATACGCATCAGCTGGCTCCCTTGCCTGTACTGCTTGATGGTTATTCTTTATTGCTAATAAATCTTCATTAAAATCTTTACCTATCGGACTATTTCTGGATGTTGTTGTAAGTAATAATTTAGAGCTTTATCAGCGACACCACCCAGTGAAATCATGTGATGAGAGAAATCATTGACTTAATGATATTTAAGCAATCTCATAAAGCTTATAATAACGCTTCTCTATCTTCATCATCCTCAAATATGCTCTGTCTGTTTATTCCCCTCAATATTATATGATATGTTCTAGTTTGACTCTTCTTTCTAGCTGTTCTTGGCATAATTACCACCTCAAGCTCGTCTTACTAGAATTCGCTTCACAGAGCAACAACCCCGTCCCTACGCTTCTTACCTACGCTTCTTATTTAAATTTCATAATATTCAGTTCACACAGATATTTTATCATTTTCATATTGGCTATACAACTGGTACCAATATTGCTAAGGGCTATGTAAAAAACACATAACGATGGTTGCAAATTTTTAACTATTTCATATTCTATAATATGGTGTATTTAGCCTAAGGAAACTATCTGTTCAAGAATAAAATATGTATTTAATAATTAAGGAGGTTAAGAGATGGATACTTCAGGTTTGTTATTTGCTTTTACAATTACTACACTGGCAGGGCTTTGCACTGGTATTGGGAGCCTTATTGCATTATTTACCACGAAAACCAACAAAAAATTTCTTTCTATATCATTAGGATTTTCTGCTGGGGTCATGATATATGTCTCTATGATAGAAATTTTTTTTAAGGCTAACGAATCCCTCGTTGAAGAGCTAGGTGTAAGACTTGGTTCTGCAGTGAATGTTATGGCATTCTTTGGTGGTATGTTTTTTATTGGCTTGATCGATAAACTAATACCATCCTTTGAAGAGAATGTTCATAAAGAAAAAGATGTTAGTGATGATGAAAAAAGCACGGATGAGAAGCGTTTGCTCAGAATGGGTATGTTTACAGCCTTAGCTGTTGCTATTCATAATTTTCCCGAGGGATTTGCAACCCTAATTTCAACCCTTAAGGATCCCGCTCTAGGAATTAGTATTGCTATT
Encoded proteins:
- a CDS encoding Vat family streptogramin A O-acetyltransferase translates to MIGPDKKKLYPNENIKTVCYISNLPKRANVEIGDYTYYSDNKKCPEKFYDNIEHHYEFLGDKLIIGKFCAIAEGVNFIMNGANHRMDGITTYPFNIFGGGWEKVTPTVEDLPFKGDTVIGNDVWIGQYVTIMPGIKIGDGAIIAANSTVVKDVEPYAIYGGNPAKFIKKRFNDEQIELLLKLQWWNWDEEKIFDNLEMLTSKLGLEKLTERL
- a CDS encoding AraC family transcriptional regulator; translation: MEWIERLNCAVNYIEENIKEPINLEEVSKIACCSTYHFQRMFGYIADVTLSEYIRRRRM
- the zupT gene encoding zinc transporter ZupT translates to MDTSGLLFAFTITTLAGLCTGIGSLIALFTTKTNKKFLSISLGFSAGVMIYVSMIEIFFKANESLVEELGVRLGSAVNVMAFFGGMFFIGLIDKLIPSFEENVHKEKDVSDDEKSTDEKRLLRMGMFTALAVAIHNFPEGFATLISTLKDPALGISIAIAIAIHNIPEGIAISIPIYYATGSRLKAFMYSFLSGLAEPIGALIGYLILAPFMTEVVFGIVFASVGGIMVYISLDQLLPAARDYGDHHLSVYGTIAGMIVMAISLVLLA
- a CDS encoding PIN domain-containing protein; the protein is MNYPISVFLDTNVFDGCKYHLDDNSILIMLGKLVEKDKVNLYISNIVLREAEKHIKDATENSYKILKTAERESCFKFG